Within the Setaria viridis chromosome 3, Setaria_viridis_v4.0, whole genome shotgun sequence genome, the region CAAACCCTTCTGGGACTTTTCAGCCACTAAGATCCAGGGGTTGGGAGACTGCTCTTCTGGAGCACACCATATCCATGATCATAGATTCTGCATCAGCGACAAGAGTACCGGTTTCAAAGAGGCTTTCTGAGATCTCTTGCCCAGGTTATTCTTTTAATTTTCTGAGGCTATACAGTTAAGAGAAACTAGGTCTACTACTTTACTAAAATCTTTGGCAGTGTATTTTTAGAAGGAAatgttttgcaatttttttagaaaaaaggcTTTGGAGTAATGTAATATGAGATTTATAAACAACCCAATCCTGAATCCTGAAAAGTGTATTCGTCTTACCATTGCAGTGCTAGTGGTGACCGGTGATACTGACCGCATTGTCCCTGCTTGGAATGCTGAGCGTGTGGCACATGCTATACCTGGAGCAAGGTTTGAGGTGATCAAGGGTTGTGGTCACTTGCCCCAGGAGGAAAGACCTGAAGAATTCCTGTCGGTTGTTGAAAGGTTTCTACGGACGGTGTTCGGAACTCCAAATGAACGTGTGTTCCAAGCAGCTGTATGATGAACCATGTATGATCCATACATGCACACACATAGATTTGCAGATTTGAGATAAGAAGAGTAATTACAGTGAAACAAGAGAACTGAAGATGGGTCAGCTCTAATTgtgggaattttttttgaaaagaattGTGGGAAATTTAGCGGTCCAATTGGAATTTATTGCAGTGTAAGGTTTGTAGAATTGCTTATTTGTATAAGTATCAACCTTCCTGCGATCTTGTGTATATAGTTGGAAATGTACATTACATCTCCCTTGATTAAGGAATCTCATTGGTTCATCCTTCTACCATTGTTGATTGAAGCCACACCTTAGAGCAAATGCAAGGCCAATAAGGACTTATTTTGATTGGGTTCTGAATCCTGATCCAAATCATCAATAATAGAGAAGCAAAATTGAATCAAATCCCAAAATTTTTGTCGAATCTAATTCCAAAAGTTTTCGTGAGGAGCTCTTCATCTAAACACCCACAATACACAAAAACCAGGAACATATAAGAGCTCAAAGTTCCCTTCCTGTGATGTACTTTGCTCAAGCATATTTGCGAACAGCTGCCAAAGATAGTCCTAAATCTTGTTAAAGTAGTAAAATATTTGAATCAGTAGAAACATTTCATGATATGTATATGTATGTCTCTAATTACAATGAATTTTACAATCAGCAGCAATTAGAAAATTCAGATGTTGGTCTGAACACTGAAAAATGCCTGTCTCGCACACGCACTAATACAACGCACAAAGGCTTCTCCAAACTCATCTTGTGGTTACTCCCTCCAATAAGTGAGCAAACTGAGATCACTGATATCTCATGACTTGCTGGAGTGGTGTTTTCAAACAGTACTAGTAAACAACTAAACATCAACAGACAAACCATCATGTCAACCAGGTCATTGTGCCAATTGGTGATTTTCTGTATGAACTCTATTTGTGCACGTTTCTAGTATACAGCATTGTTGTTGAACCCATCATATCATCACCAAAACCACAAGCTTCAAAAAAAAGCCTGCAAAAGGCACCATGAAATAAATAGTGAAGATTAAGCGACCCACATCTTCACATTTACTGATAATGATATGGCATTAAAGaggcaaaagaaaaacaatcaaACTCATGTGAATCTACCAATTTAGATGAAAATGCCGTACCTCTCCTTTTCTGTACATAATGCAGAAATGTCATATATACCTCTGCTATGAAGTACCCTGAAAATTTTCCAGCAAAGGACATATAGATGAAACTCCAATTTTGGGCCAGAAATCAATCTATTACAGGTTACAAGTGTTTTTACTGATCAGTGAAGCATTTCACATCGCATGTGTTTGCCTGTTGTAACAATTTTTGTGGTAAATCCAAGCAAATTACCTTGTAATTTTGTCCACTATTTTTTGGCCAATTCCTCTCCTCTGTAGTGATGGATGAACCTGTAAGTCACTGAAGATAGTCATATGAGCACATGCAACAGGCTCTAAGTTTTCCCTTTTCAGGAATAGAAGTAGGAGATATCAAAGCAAGGTTGCTGTGTATCGACTGGACTGCACTCGAACACAAACATTACACACTTTGATGCTCAGTATTCCATTCTAATCCACTCAAGCTTTCAAACACACTTGGCAAGTCGTACTGAATGCTACAAATAAACTTTCAGCACAAATGTACAAGCACACACAGTTGGTTCATTTGTACAAGATAACAGACAGTTGACATATCAGCACAAAAAGAAGTGCATCACAGCATCAGCACTGTAAGAAGTACATGCTATTCCAGTGTTCCCAATGAACGCAGAAAGTTTATTCTTCTGTACTTCTTTTTCCAGTCAATAGGCCTAACCCGAATTGCAGTGAAAATCTCTGCAGTACTATTAAATTGCGACAAAACCAATGTTTCATTCTATCTGCAATGCAATAGAGCGGGGGAGACTAAGAAACTGCAGTTGTGCATTCTTAGTTGGGTTAATAGATGAAATATGCCTGCCATGTCTGGGGCTCTGGACCGTGAGGTTCAAGGAGCAAATCGTCCTGCAACTGCATCGTGTCAAGGACGACTTTAGACCAATACTTATACATCTTTGttcatatttttccttttgaatAATGAAATGCTGTGGGGAACTCCCCCACAGTTTTATGGTAAAAAAAATGCCTGCCATCCCAAGGTATCAGTTCGATCAATCAAATCCATTCTCTAGCATCCACCATCCATCAGAAACTAATGACTATCCAGAATGTCTTCATGAATTCCAAAAGACTCAGAATCTTTGCAAGAAGTGTAAGATGAAAAATATCTTATTGCCTATCAGGTCTGATCAAGAATGGAATAGAAAAGGAGGGGCTTCACAAGTTCCCGCACACGGAATCAGGGAGCGTCACCATAGCCAATTTCACTGCTAGAGAGAGAAGATTACCACGACGTCATGAACGGAGGCGGTGAGCCCGAGGTCGGAGACGGCGCGCCCAAATCCAACGAGCCGCCGCTCCCCCTGCCGCGCTAGGCCGAGGTCCAAGCCAAACctctgcccctcctcctccccggcgtcGGCCAAGTACCTGGCGCCGCAGAAGACAGACACGACGATGAAGCTGTGCGCCAGCGCCgtgcggagcttgccaaggtcAACCGGCTCGATGGCGGaggccggcgtcgccggcgagaGGCGTAGGGCACAGGAGTGGGCGCAGGCGAGCATGAGGGACTGAAGGTGGGTCGGGTCGACGAGGGCCGGGTCCATGGAGATGGAAatgggcggcggggcgcgggctCTGGGGTTGATGGGTTTCGGGCCGGAGGGGGTCGGGGTCGGGGAGAAGAGGGCGAGGGTGGTGAGGCGCGCGACCTTGGCagaggcggccatggcgggcaGGTGGTTCGCCGGGCGAATGGGGGCGCGGCTGGGCTGACGATAACGAGGAAGCGGTCTTCTGTTGGCGAATGGCGGCCTCTGAAGTCCGAACTCTGAAGCAGGCAGCAGAGAGAGCCGTCTCTGACGAGAGCAGTGAATGTTTAATGAGTACTTCTTACCTAAATATTAGGACTTTTAAATTTTTTACCATGAATTAACCAGGAATGAAAAGCGAAATTTTTACCTGATTCCGTGTGCGGGAATCTGTATGGAGAAGTCCTTCGTTTGCAATGAATTTTACAATGTTTGGAATCAAAACTCCTTCGTTTGGATGGAAGTGGGTTTATTCTGGAGCCTCCaaatatgtaatttttttgTCGCCCAAATGACTTCGAACCAGTTTGACAGGGTCCAGCTCCTTCTAAAATAAGAAGAGATGGAGGAGCCAATATTTTTTAGCAGTTGGTTCACCTTCTGATTGGTCAGCTCTTGATTCGATCGACCACGGTCAAGCAAACCATTTCGACCGCATCAGTGCATCGCGCACCAGTTCTTGACATTTTGCACACCCAAAAGGCCAAAACTCTTCCCTTCAGCAGAGCCACCACCATGGCCACGCGGCGGCCCACGCCCCACCGCTTCTCTCCCCAcatcgccggcgtcgccgccaccTTTCTCCTCGTCGCCCTCCATATGCGCCCCAGCTTTGGTCAAGAGGAACCGCCGCCGTGGCTTCTGTGCGGCTCCGACGACAGCCGCAACTACACGGCGAACAGCCCCTACGAAGCCAACATCAACCGGCTCGCCGCCACGCTCCCCAAGAACGCCTCCTCCAGCCCCGTCCTCTACGCCAGCGACAGCGCCGGCTCCATCCCGGACCGCGTTTACGCCCTCGCTGCCTGCCGCGGCGACGCCAACGCCTCCGCCTGCGAGcgctgcgtcgccgccgcctttcccggcgcgcggcgggggtgCTCGCTCGCCAAGGACGTCTTGATCTTCTACGACCTCTGCCAGCTCCGCTTCTCCAACCGGATGTTCTTCCTAGACCAAGACAACTTCGTCACCACGAGGTACGTCGTGGGCGCTCCGATAAGCGATCCGGCCGCGGGCGCGTTCGACGCCGCCGTGCGCCTGCTGGTGAACGCCACCGCCGACTACGCCACCGGGAGCTCGTCCAGGAGGTTCGCCACGGGGGAGGTGGGCTTCGGTAACAAGAGCACCAGTAATAATCCCAGGATTTACGCGCTGGCGCAGTGCACGCCGGACAACAGGGTGGGCTTCTGCCGGACCTGTTTTAGCCAGATTATTGGTCAGCTACCCGAGTATTTCAGCGGGAGGAATGGCGGCGGAATCTTCGGCACCTGGTGCATCCTCCGGTATGAGGTGTATCCTTTCTTCTCCGgccggccgctgctgctgcttccgccGTTCGTGGCGACGTCGCCTgcgcccgcacctgcgccaccGGCGACTAGAACTCAAGGTTAGTAGGACAGACAGCTATTTTCCTATCAGTACCGTACCACTGAAAAATATATGCATACTTCATACAAAGTTCGatgagccaaaaaaaaaacaatgctccAACTTTTTGATAAAGCAAATTATATATTGACATGATCATGAAAATACAACTTTGCATACCCATTTATGTATATTTTCCAAAAACCCAAGAAATTATAATATTGTGGGAGTAGTTTGTAGATGAATATTATATAGGCACTATTTTCATATCATTAACATGAATATTCTTAAAGGTATTGATGATTGAAATTCAAAATGCTTTATTACAAGTATCTCAAACTTTCACTTTCCATTGGATTGCATAGTAAAAATCCACAAAATATTTGTTTAAGCAAGTGCATGTTTCATCATTACGTTAATAAGACATGTCTCGTACGAAATTAGTGGTCTTTATTTTGCAGATAAATCAAGGAATAAGGCAGGTGCAGTCCTAAAAGTTGTGATGCCTACAATTGCTGCACTGCTGGCCATAACCGTGATATGCTTTTGGACACGGAGGAGAAGATCAGCAGCACAATATTTTCGACCTTGTGAGTCCACTTAACCATGTCAAATTATGAAATAATAGAAAGTCAATTAATGAATTCAGTAGACAGAGACTAGCAGTGTAAGAAGATGGACGGATTTATTAGCTGAATTTCATTATTCTCCTTGAAAATTAAAGGCCAAATAGCTTACTTGGCATCATTGTGGTTCTTGTCTTCCAATAGACTCAGCTAGTTCAGATGATATTCAAGGAGCTGATATGCCACTTCTAGATCTGTCAACACTGCGAATTGCTACAGATGACTTTGCCGAAAGCAAAATGCTCGGTAAAGGAGGGTTTGGTATGGTTTACAAGGTACCACATCAAACCGTTTGCGTCTTTATTTTTCCAGATGTATCTTTGTTTGTTACAGCTATCCAATTGTTAATTATCTTTACATGGATAGGGAGTACTACCAGATGGCCAAGAAATTGCGGTTAAAAGGCTGTGTCAGAGTTCTAGACAAGGAATTGGAGAGCTGAAAAGTGAGCTCGTTCTGGTTGCTAAGCTACACCACAAGAACCTGGTGAGGCTTGTTGGTGTTTGCTTGCAAGAAGATGAGAAAATACTTGTGTACGAATATATGCCAAATAGAAGCCTTGATATGATACTTTTTGGTAAATCTCTTTTCTGAGTGGTTTTTAGAGAATCATAGCGTAAGTAGTGGTTCATTAAAATTAGCACAATAATGCTAATTGATTGCTATTTGAAAGCAGATTCTGTGAGAAATAAAGAGCTAGATTGGGGAAAGAGATTCAAGATTATCAACGGCATTGCGAGAGGCTTACAATATCTCCACGAAGATTCTCAACTGAAGATAGTTCACCGTGATCTCAAAGCAAGCAACATACTATTAGACTCCGATTACGTACCAAAGATCTCAGACTTTGGCTTAGCGAAGATTTTTGGTGGAGACCGATCAAAATATGTCACTCATCGTGTCGCTGGGACGTAGTAAGTGTGCATTCAGCCATTTCCTTAGTTAGTAAGAATATATATTGAGAATGGTGATCATCAGGCTGTAAATATGAAGTTTTGCTCTTTTCACAGCGGATACATGGCACCCGAATACGCCATGCGTGGTCTGTATTCAATCAAGTCGGACGTGTTTAGCTTCGGTGTTTTGCTTCTTGAGATTGTtactggaagaagaagaaacactGGCTTATATGACAGTGAACAGGATGTTGATCTCTTAAATCTTGTGAGTGCGCATGCAGTATTTGAGATGATATATCAGCTAGTGAATTATTCTTGTCACAATGCATGCTCGATTCGGCTTGTGCAGGTGTGGGAGCACTGGAGCAGGGGAAATGTGGTCGGGTTGATCGATCCGTCGTCACCGAGCGACGACCATCGTCATCCTCCCATCGAGCAGGTGCTCAAGTGCATCCACATCGGGCTTCTGTGTGTTCAGAGGAAACCTGCAGCTAGGCCGATGATGTCGTGGGTAAACGTCGTCATGcttagcagtagcagcagcacggTGAGTCTCCCTCCTCTTTCCAGGCCAGCCTTGTGCATCCAGGAGGTCAGCGCCATTGGCAGCTCAGACGGCACGGGTAGTTCAGCGGCAATGTCATGTAACGAGGCATCGATCACGGAGCTCATGCCAAGATGAGCCATTTGTTGATGCAAATGGATGGTGAGCCCCTTGTGGGCtaatatttcttcttttttcatcttGACGGCCTGTTTGTTGAGGCTTTCACCGTGTTGAGCAACAATAATAGTGCCAGAGCCGTCCTTATTATGTTAACGTGGAATTGGTGGTGCCACATGTAGAAAACTCATCTTGTATCCAACAtttttgtgttgattatttttgacccgggaccaaagggcatttagtcccgggtcaaaaatgaaccACCAACGGCCACCGATGGGGGGagcccaaccgggactaaagcctcccTTTAGTCTTAGTTGTAATGGCTAGTGGGATGAGGggactttttatcccggttgaaaataccaaccgggactaaagttcaCATTTATTCTTAGTTGTAATGtgaactttagtcccggttgttgttTCCAACTGAGACTAAAAACGCCTTCCCGGGACCTTTagtctccccctctctctctaccttatctcctcctctcccctcccttatcttctctcctcctctcccctcccttatctCGTGCGGCCCTTTCTTCCAGGCGGAGCGGCAGGGGGCACGAGCGGCGTGGGCGGGCGAGCGATGGCTGGTGCGGGCGGCGcgacctcttttttttttttaatctttttagtccctgttggtttCTAAAGGGCATCTTTAGTTCCAGGTGAAtgattcgggactaaagagagCATTCTTTTATCCCGAATAATTAGTCCTGTTGGTTTTTGAAAATTATCTCTCTTACCAACCGAGAATAAATGTGAGTTTTTCACGATGCGCTGAAAGTGAAAGCACATCATTTTCAACAGCGCTATTCTAAGTCAATCCGTATGTGCTATCCTGATGCTGAAAGCACTCCATTTTCTACAGAGCCATTCCAGGCCGAAGACCCGTAAAAAAGGAAAGATGTGACAGCCGCTGTTTATGGTAGAGCGATATGTGGCTCGCGGTTGTTGGGTCCGCCACATTACGCACCTGGCTATCAGCACGGATGAAAATTCCGGGTGCCATGCTGCCTAATTACACCACTAAGACGTTTATACTTGACTCTTGTGTTTTTTCCACCCTTAACTTGACTCTTGTTTAGCGAGCGGTCTGGTCACACGCTACTTTCACTTAGTGGTAAATGTGGTATACCCGTTGCATCCATGGACCATGGTGATGAACTCTTGTTGGCGGCGTCACGGTCACGATGACGAGTCAATCCGCAACACAGTATCGGCCATGCTACTAGTACAGTAGTAGCCTTCTCCCCTAGCTCGCCACCACGGCATCACCACCATGGCGATGGCCACGACGACCATCACCATTCGCTGCCTcatcgccaccgcggccgcccttctcctcgtcttcctccacGCGCCGCTCGCCATCGCGCAACCGCTGCCATGGCAGGTCTGCAACGACACCGCCGGGAACTTCACGGAGAGCAGCGCCTACCAGGCCAACATCCGCCGCCTCGCAGCCTCCATCCCAAAGAaggcgtcctcctccccggtgctcttcgccaccggcgccgcgggCACGGCGCCGGACGCCGTCTACGCCCTCGCGCTCTGCCGCGGCGACACCAACGCCTCCTCCTGCGCGAGCTGCGTCGCCAAGGCGTTCGACGACGCGCAGCAGCTCTGCGCGCTCAGCAAGGGCGCCACCATGTACGACGACCCCTGCATCCTCCGCTACGCCGACtgggacttcctcgccaacacCACCGACAACAGGGACCTAACGATCGCCTGGAGCTACGACAACGTCAGCTCGTCGGAGGCAGCGGCGTTCGACGCAGCCTCCGGCAGGCTCGTCAACGCGACCGCTGACTACGCGGCGGCGGACTCGGTCAGGCGCTTCGGCACAGGTGAGGAGTCGTTTGGCCAGACTTACCCCAAGATCTACTCGCTGGCGCAGTGCACGCCGGACATGACGGCGGCGGACTGCCGGACATGCCTCGGCACCATCATTCGAGAGTTCACGGCCACGTATTTCACTGGGAAGCATGGCGGCAGAGTTTTCGGAGTGCGCTGCAGCTACCGGTTTGAGACAGGTATTTTCTTCTCTGGCCGCCCGCTACTGCAACTCCCGGGGCCGCCcgggccaccgccaccgccagtgAACGTGACGCCACCAGTGACCGGCCAAGGTGAGCTGCTTATTATCTTGCAGCTaaggtttttttttatgaagatttcttttgcaaagaTAACTTTTTATAATTGGAAAATTTATGAGCTCAACGAACGAGACAAGAGTATAATTGGAAAATTTATATCGATTCAGATTTTTACAAAGGATCTGGTGAACTTTTCCCCTGAGATCCAGTGAACCTTTTCTTCTCTAGAGCAAGTGCTGACAATACGGAGACGAGGGGACAGTTTATTGAAGTTCCAGCTAATATGTGTCCTTTCTGGTACTGCTTTCACATTTtcagggagaagaagagatagAACAGGACTGGCATTGGCCATTGCAATGCCTTTAGCTGCTGCAATATTATCACTCACATTGTCATGCTTTTGTTTatggagaagaagaacaacagcaCCACAGGACTCAGGAAAATCATGTAAGCCTGGCTAAGTTCATTAATCCTTTTAAGTCATGTATCCAAACACAATTAATGAATCAATTGGCCCACCAGAGATTTTGTACTACATCAgttttatttaccttttttttgttttagacATATACATAGTTTCTCCCaacatatatttaataattACTTTTTTAGTTATAAGAAAGGACTTTTCATGACTTCTTCTAATAGATTTTTGGTGCAAATTTTGTAACAATTGGCTACATGTTCTGATTAAGAGGATGCCTacatgaaaaaagaaacattCACCAACTTAAACTTGTGTATATAAGCTACACgtatcacagattcacagtGTATCCATTCTTTTCCCAACAGATTCTACAAATCCAGAGGACATTCAAAGCATCGATCCACTCCTTCTCGACCTATCGACCCTACAGGCAGCAACGGATAACTTTGCTGAAAGCAATAAGCTTGGCGAAGGAGGGTTTGGTGCGGTTTATAAGGTAGAAATCATATCAAAATCTTGGATTCGCTGGTGTTTCAGCTTAGTTGATCGTTGAGTGCCTTTTGACTTCACGCGCGCAGGGAATCCTTTCTGATGGCCAAGAGATAGCAGTCAAGAGGCTCGCACTTGGCTCCAGACAAGGAGTAGAAGAGCTGAAAACAGAGCTGGTATTAGTTGCCAAGCTTCAACACAAGAACCTCGTGAGGCTCATAGGTGTTTGCTTCGAAGATAACGAGAAACTGATTGTGTATGAGTACATGCCGAACAGGAGCCTCGACACCATTCTTTTCGGTACATTTCTCTTGGTATCCGTTTCTCAA harbors:
- the LOC117848272 gene encoding GCN5-related N-acetyltransferase 3, chloroplastic is translated as MAASAKVARLTTLALFSPTPTPSGPKPINPRARAPPPISISMDPALVDPTHLQSLMLACAHSCALRLSPATPASAIEPVDLGKLRTALAHSFIVVSVFCGARYLADAGEEEGQRFGLDLGLARQGERRLVGFGRAVSDLGLTASVHDVVVHPSLQRRGIGQKIVDKITRVLHSRGIYDISALCTEKERLFFEACGFGDDMMGSTTMLYTRNVHK
- the LOC117847364 gene encoding LOW QUALITY PROTEIN: uncharacterized protein (The sequence of the model RefSeq protein was modified relative to this genomic sequence to represent the inferred CDS: substituted 3 bases at 3 genomic stop codons), which translates into the protein MATRRPTPHRFSPHIAGVAATFLLVALHMRPSFGQEEPPPWLLCGSDDSRNYTANSPYEANINRLAATLPKNASSSPVLYASDSAGSIPDRVYALAACRGDANASACERCVAAAFPGARRGCSLAKDVLIFYDLCQLRFSNRMFFLDQDNFVTTRYVVGAPISDPAAGAFDAAVRLLVNATADYATGSSSRRFATGEVGFGNKSTSNNPRIYALAQCTPDNRVGFCRTCFSQIIGQLPEYFSGRNGGGIFGTWCILRYEVYPFFSGRPLLLLPPFVATSPAPAPAPPATRTQDKSRNKAGAVLKVVMPTIAALLAITVICFWTRRRRSAAQYFRPYSASSDDIQGADMPLLDLSTLRIATDDFAESKMLGKGGFGMVYKGVLPDGQEIAVKRLCQSSRQGIGELKSELVLVAKLHHKNLVRLVGVCLQEDEKILVYEYMPNRSLDMILFGKSLFXVVFRESXRKXWFIKISTIMLIDCYLKADSVRNKELDWGKRFKIINGIARGLQYLHEDSQLKIVHRDLKASNILLDSDYVPKISDFGLAKIFGGDRSKYVTHRVAGTYGYMAPEYAMRGLYSIKSDVFSFGVLLLEIVTGRRRNTGLYDSEQDVDLLNLVWEHWSRGNVVGLIDPSSPSDDHRHPPIEQVLKCIHIGLLCVQRKPAARPMMSWVNVVMLSSSSSTVSLPPLSRPALCIQEVSAIGSSDGTGSSAAMSCNEASITELIERSGHTLLSLSGKCGIPVASMDHARHHGITTMAMATTTITIRCLIATAAALLLVFLHAPLAIAQPLPWQVCNDTAGNFTESSAYQANIRRLAASIPKKASSSPVLFATGAAGTAPDAVYALALCRGDTNASSCASCVAKAFDDAQQLCALSKGATMYDDPCILRYADWDFLANTTDNRDLTIAWSYDNVSSSEAAAFDAASGRLVNATADYAAADSVRRFGTGEESFGQTYPKIYSLAQCTPDMTAADCRTCLGTIIREFTATYFTGKHGGRVFGVRCSYRFETGIFFSGRPLLQLPGPPGPPPPPVNVTPPVTGQGRRRDRTGLALAIAMPLAAAILSLTLSCFCLWRRRTTAPQDSGKSYSTNPEDIQSIDPLLLDLSTLQAATDNFAESNKLGEGGFGAVYKGILSDGQEIAVKRLALGSRQGVEELKTELVLVAKLQHKNLVRLIGVCFEDNEKLIVYEYMPNRSLDTILFGTFLLVSVSQNDTFTLANRECHVLLNDRKSFLVWMTDSQKSRDLDWGKRLKIVNGVARGLQYLHEESQLKIVHRDLKPSNVLLDSDYNPKISDFGLAKLFDMDQSQDVTSHIAGTYGYMAPEYAMHGQYSVKSDVFSLGVLILEMVTGKKNTTLDDSEQSVDLLSLVWEHWTTGTIAELLDPFLLGRRAPQDQMSKLVNIGLLCVQDSPADRPMVSSVNVMLGSDTVSLQVPSKPTFCIPEMEDHSYLYSDAYKRAMKLQSTDKSKAPMSPNEVTLTDLVPR